From the Desulfosarcina sp. BuS5 genome, one window contains:
- the feoB gene encoding Fe(2+) transporter permease subunit FeoB, producing MSDFTIGVVGNPNCGKTTLFNALTGAKQRVGNWPGVTVDRKTGRYKHAGKDIEVVDLPGIYSLAASSLDEEIARDYILSRGADLIVNIIDASNIERNLYLTVQLLEMKAPVVIALNMMDIARAENIEIKVAELAEQLGCPVVPMTIVKGAGVEKLKSTINAAAGKKAVSQAEISYPGEIEAAIKELFPVIRKTAEDNNMDSRWAAVKLLEGDQLVADVMGSSANKIVERHNREIEAKLSDEADIMVADGRYGFITDVTGAAVKKRRRAGKTLSDRIDAVILNRALGIPIFLAAMYLMFMITINLGGAFIDFFDVFAGTIFVDGFAGLLSSLGVPDWVNVILSGGLGGSIQTIATFIPPIGFMFLCLSFLEDSGYMARAAFVMDRFMRIIGLPGKSFVPMLVGFGCNVPAIMATRTLENQRDRTLTIMMNPFMSCGARLPVYALFAAAFFPVGGQNMVFGLYLIGIMFAVITGLLLKNTLLKGEITPFVMELPPYHMPTITGVFMRAWDRLQAFILRASKVLIPVIVILSFLNSLGTDGTFGHNDSEKSVLSTIGKAITPIFSPMGISNDNWPATVGIFTGIFAKEAVVGTLDAMYTELSLQGTGSEAEEEEAFDFWGGIKESFVTIPVNLAGVAGTLLDPLGISVGDVSNVETAAEGLEVSRGTFGSMVSLFAGKVGAFAYLLFILLYFPCGAAVAAVYRETNLKWTLFAGIWTTFVAYMAATVFFQAATMGAHPGTSITWIAIMACLLVGVFIVLRLSGHKEGDVAVSSAYAAL from the coding sequence ACCGTGGACAGAAAGACCGGCAGATACAAGCATGCAGGAAAGGATATTGAGGTTGTAGATCTTCCGGGGATTTATTCTCTTGCGGCATCATCGCTGGATGAAGAGATCGCGCGTGATTACATCCTGAGCCGGGGAGCCGATCTGATAGTAAATATTATTGATGCATCTAATATTGAGCGAAACCTTTATCTTACGGTTCAACTGCTCGAGATGAAAGCGCCCGTCGTTATTGCGTTGAATATGATGGATATAGCGCGAGCTGAAAATATTGAAATCAAAGTTGCCGAACTTGCCGAACAACTGGGATGTCCTGTTGTACCGATGACCATTGTAAAAGGAGCAGGTGTGGAGAAACTTAAATCAACGATTAATGCGGCGGCGGGAAAAAAGGCGGTCTCCCAGGCTGAAATATCATATCCGGGTGAGATAGAAGCGGCTATTAAAGAACTTTTTCCGGTGATACGGAAGACGGCCGAGGATAATAATATGGATTCCCGCTGGGCGGCCGTAAAACTGCTTGAGGGTGATCAGCTTGTTGCCGATGTTATGGGAAGCTCTGCAAATAAGATTGTCGAAAGGCATAATCGGGAAATTGAAGCAAAACTCAGCGATGAGGCCGATATAATGGTGGCCGACGGCAGGTACGGTTTTATAACAGATGTTACAGGCGCTGCTGTTAAAAAACGCAGAAGGGCGGGCAAAACCCTTTCGGATAGAATAGATGCTGTGATTCTTAACCGGGCTTTGGGGATACCGATATTTCTTGCGGCCATGTATCTTATGTTTATGATCACAATCAATCTTGGCGGCGCATTTATAGATTTTTTTGATGTTTTTGCAGGGACTATTTTTGTTGATGGTTTTGCCGGTCTCCTCTCTTCTTTGGGTGTTCCCGATTGGGTGAACGTAATCCTTTCAGGTGGTCTGGGAGGCAGCATCCAGACAATCGCTACCTTTATTCCTCCCATAGGATTCATGTTTCTCTGTCTTTCATTTCTTGAAGATTCGGGATATATGGCGCGTGCGGCTTTTGTAATGGACCGGTTTATGCGTATTATCGGCCTGCCCGGCAAGTCCTTTGTGCCTATGCTGGTAGGTTTCGGCTGCAATGTGCCGGCCATCATGGCAACCAGGACTCTTGAAAATCAGCGTGACCGCACTCTGACTATAATGATGAATCCGTTCATGTCCTGCGGCGCTCGCTTGCCGGTATATGCCCTTTTTGCCGCTGCTTTTTTCCCTGTGGGAGGTCAAAATATGGTTTTTGGCCTGTATCTGATTGGAATTATGTTTGCAGTTATAACCGGGCTGTTACTAAAGAATACACTCCTGAAGGGAGAAATCACACCTTTTGTTATGGAACTTCCTCCTTATCATATGCCGACAATAACAGGGGTTTTTATGCGTGCCTGGGACCGGCTTCAGGCTTTTATATTAAGGGCAAGCAAGGTGCTGATACCTGTAATAGTTATTTTAAGTTTTTTAAACTCCCTCGGAACAGACGGAACTTTCGGGCATAATGATTCCGAAAAATCAGTCCTAAGCACGATAGGAAAAGCTATTACTCCAATCTTCTCTCCTATGGGGATAAGCAACGACAACTGGCCGGCCACCGTCGGCATCTTTACCGGTATCTTTGCCAAAGAAGCGGTTGTCGGTACGCTTGATGCCATGTACACTGAACTTTCCCTACAAGGAACCGGCAGTGAGGCGGAAGAGGAAGAGGCCTTCGATTTCTGGGGAGGCATAAAGGAATCTTTTGTAACAATTCCCGTAAATCTTGCAGGGGTTGCGGGTACTTTGCTTGATCCTTTGGGGATATCCGTCGGCGACGTGAGTAATGTGGAAACTGCGGCTGAGGGTTTGGAAGTCAGCAGGGGCACATTCGGTTCCATGGTCTCTCTTTTCGCAGGAAAAGTCGGAGCCTTTGCTTACCTCCTTTTTATTTTGTTATATTTTCCGTGCGGCGCTGCCGTTGCCGCTGTATATCGGGAAACGAATCTCAAGTGGACTCTGTTTGCCGGTATCTGGACAACTTTTGTGGCTTACATGGCCGCAACGGTTTTTTTTCAGGCAGCAACAATGGGTGCCCATCCAGGTACATCCATAACATGGATTGCAATTATGGCTTGTTTGCTTGTCGGGGTTTTTATTGTTTTAAGGTTGTCAGGCCATAAAGAGGGTGACGTGGCCGTCTCTTCCGCATACGCCGCATTATAA
- a CDS encoding GntR family transcriptional regulator yields the protein MMKLNRNHIPLYFQLQQILRKKILSGKIAPDKALPTESVICKEYNVSRTTVRQAFAALLNEGLITRIPGKGTFINQQEKHKRVVHFFNTTGSLIDASSYAKLEKKIHYRGLVSPSIQLMNTLGLQEGQKIFCLRGTRYQNELPVCYFIMNFYSEHAYHFKGKRLNSEILLSILEKEISISLNKVHRTIKASKADEHTAKYLEINKGDPVLELEQIYYVANNVAVEVTSNYFHADRYNYVMELQQKK from the coding sequence ATGATGAAGTTAAACAGAAATCACATACCACTATATTTTCAATTACAGCAGATTTTAAGAAAAAAAATCTTATCAGGCAAAATCGCTCCTGATAAAGCCTTGCCTACAGAAAGTGTCATATGCAAAGAATACAATGTAAGCCGGACAACGGTTCGGCAGGCCTTTGCAGCGCTGTTAAATGAGGGACTTATAACAAGAATTCCCGGCAAAGGCACATTCATAAACCAACAGGAGAAACATAAAAGAGTTGTGCATTTTTTTAATACAACCGGAAGCCTTATAGATGCTTCCAGTTATGCAAAACTTGAAAAAAAAATTCATTATAGAGGGCTGGTTTCCCCTTCTATACAACTCATGAATACCCTTGGTTTGCAAGAAGGCCAAAAAATATTTTGCTTGCGTGGCACAAGGTATCAAAATGAATTACCTGTATGTTATTTTATTATGAATTTCTATAGCGAACATGCTTATCATTTCAAAGGCAAACGACTAAACTCAGAGATTTTGCTTTCTATTCTTGAAAAAGAGATTAGCATATCACTAAACAAGGTGCATCGTACAATCAAGGCGTCCAAAGCAGATGAACACACGGCCAAGTACCTGGAAATAAACAAAGGTGATCCTGTACTGGAGCTGGAACAAATTTACTATGTAGCCAATAATGTTGCTGTTGAGGTTACAAGCAATTATTTTCATGCCGATCGCTATAACTATGTAATGGAATTACAACAAAAAAAATAA
- the eno gene encoding phosphopyruvate hydratase, with protein sequence MINGKNKKITNVMAREIIDSRGNPTVEVEVTLACGITARAGVPSGASTGTREALELRDGDPKRFGGKGVLKAVGHVNGIINDTLKGQDARLQGVIDKMLIDLDGTAHKSNLGANAILGTSLAVFRAAAMASGLPLYMYLGGAAAVRLPVPLLNIMNGGAHARWQGSDFQEFMICPYGAGSFREALRWASEVYHALRSVLMDAGQMVSIGDEGGFAPKVSSNDEPLEFIVKGIEKAGFRPGADVGIAMDPASSEFFKDGHYLLHTENRTCSSEEMVDYYEKLVNAYPICLIEDGLAENDWDGWKILNARIGDKIELVGDDIFVTNVEYIARGIHENSANAALIKLNQIGTLTETIEAVKMCRRAGWGACVSHRSGETTDSFIADMTVALDTGHLKTGAPARGERVEKYNQLMRIEADLGSTAQYAGKSAFVRPIRF encoded by the coding sequence ATGATAAATGGAAAAAACAAAAAAATCACAAACGTAATGGCCCGGGAAATTATAGACAGTCGTGGTAATCCCACTGTTGAAGTAGAAGTGACCCTGGCCTGCGGGATCACGGCCAGGGCTGGGGTACCTTCCGGAGCATCGACCGGTACCCGTGAAGCACTGGAACTGCGCGATGGAGACCCTAAACGTTTTGGGGGTAAGGGCGTACTCAAGGCAGTAGGACACGTGAACGGCATTATCAATGATACACTAAAAGGCCAGGATGCCCGTCTTCAAGGGGTTATCGATAAAATGCTTATCGATCTTGACGGAACAGCCCACAAGTCCAACCTCGGCGCCAATGCCATTCTGGGGACATCTCTGGCCGTATTCAGAGCAGCGGCCATGGCATCGGGCCTTCCTCTTTACATGTATCTCGGCGGAGCAGCCGCTGTCCGCTTGCCGGTTCCTTTGCTGAATATTATGAATGGTGGCGCTCATGCCCGCTGGCAAGGTTCTGATTTCCAGGAATTTATGATATGTCCTTATGGTGCCGGCAGCTTTCGGGAAGCGCTCAGGTGGGCCAGCGAGGTATACCATGCCTTGCGCTCGGTTCTGATGGACGCCGGTCAAATGGTAAGTATTGGAGACGAAGGAGGATTTGCGCCCAAGGTATCTTCTAATGATGAGCCTCTGGAATTTATTGTTAAGGGCATTGAAAAGGCCGGCTTCAGGCCTGGAGCTGATGTCGGTATTGCTATGGACCCTGCCTCAAGTGAGTTCTTCAAGGATGGCCATTACCTCCTGCACACTGAAAACCGCACCTGCTCTTCCGAGGAAATGGTGGATTACTACGAAAAATTAGTTAACGCCTATCCGATCTGCCTGATAGAAGACGGCCTGGCCGAAAATGATTGGGATGGATGGAAAATTCTGAATGCCCGTATCGGAGATAAAATTGAACTGGTCGGGGACGACATCTTTGTCACGAACGTAGAATATATAGCCCGCGGCATTCACGAGAACTCTGCAAACGCAGCCCTGATCAAGCTCAACCAAATCGGGACTTTGACAGAAACCATTGAAGCAGTAAAGATGTGCCGGCGGGCAGGCTGGGGAGCTTGTGTTTCGCACCGCAGTGGTGAAACCACAGACAGCTTTATTGCGGATATGACCGTTGCTCTTGATACGGGCCATCTGAAGACCGGCGCTCCTGCCCGGGGCGAACGGGTTGAAAAGTATAACCAGTTAATGCGTATTGAAGCGGATTTAGGCAGCACCGCCCAGTATGCTGGCAAGAGTGCTTTTGTGCGGCCGATACGTTTTTAA
- a CDS encoding glycerate kinase type-2 family protein translates to MNTQNKELNAIRSDAREIFRNSLMAVDPYKAVKRFIHIEGDRLLIGMEGRPEAELDLAEFDRIALVGAGKAAAPMARGIEELFGKKIRKGLINVKYGFTEKLAFTGIIESGHPVPDKNGVKGTEKILDFLRRANEKDLIFSLISGGGSALLPQPARNITLSEKQKITRDLLACGACIDEINAIRKHISSSKGGQMARAAFPASIVNLMLSDVVGDKMDVIASGPFVPDTSTFKDAWGIFKKYDLKGIPAAIHDHIKLGLEGQIPETPKENDKIFDRVLTYIVGSNILALEAASAMAKKLGYRTLILSSMVEGETKEIARVHTAIAKEILKTGRPIPPPACIISGGETTVTIRGDGLGGRNQEFCLASALDLIELPPRVVLLSGGTDGNDGPTDAAGAMVDPLTVTRGKNAGMPAERFLDRNDAYHFLNKTKDLLMTGPTNTNVMDVRLVLVR, encoded by the coding sequence ATGAACACGCAGAACAAAGAATTAAACGCCATACGTTCCGACGCAAGGGAGATATTTCGGAACTCTCTTATGGCTGTGGACCCATACAAGGCGGTAAAACGTTTTATACACATTGAAGGAGACCGGCTGTTGATCGGAATGGAAGGAAGGCCTGAAGCCGAACTTGACCTGGCTGAATTCGATCGTATCGCGCTCGTTGGCGCCGGCAAGGCCGCCGCCCCTATGGCCAGGGGCATTGAAGAGCTGTTTGGAAAAAAAATCCGGAAAGGGCTGATTAACGTCAAATACGGCTTTACCGAAAAGCTTGCGTTTACCGGGATCATAGAGAGCGGCCATCCTGTGCCGGATAAAAACGGAGTAAAAGGAACCGAAAAAATTCTTGATTTCTTACGCCGTGCAAACGAAAAAGACCTGATTTTTTCACTTATATCCGGTGGAGGTTCGGCCCTGCTCCCTCAGCCTGCAAGGAATATCACTCTATCGGAAAAGCAAAAAATAACCCGGGATTTACTGGCCTGCGGGGCCTGTATTGACGAAATAAATGCTATAAGAAAGCACATCTCTTCCTCTAAAGGCGGACAGATGGCAAGAGCAGCTTTTCCGGCCTCCATAGTAAACTTGATGCTCTCGGATGTAGTGGGAGACAAAATGGACGTAATTGCCTCAGGACCATTTGTACCGGATACTTCCACTTTCAAGGATGCCTGGGGAATCTTCAAAAAGTATGACCTCAAGGGGATTCCAGCTGCTATCCATGACCACATCAAGCTGGGCCTGGAAGGGCAAATTCCCGAAACACCGAAAGAGAATGACAAGATATTCGACCGGGTCTTGACTTATATCGTTGGAAGCAACATATTAGCCTTGGAAGCGGCAAGCGCCATGGCGAAAAAACTCGGGTATAGAACCCTTATCCTTTCCTCTATGGTGGAAGGAGAAACAAAAGAAATAGCACGGGTTCACACTGCTATAGCCAAAGAAATTCTGAAAACCGGCCGTCCGATTCCTCCACCGGCATGCATTATCTCAGGAGGTGAGACCACTGTAACCATACGGGGTGATGGTCTGGGAGGAAGAAACCAGGAATTCTGCCTGGCCTCAGCCCTGGATCTTATAGAGCTTCCGCCTCGAGTTGTATTGCTTAGCGGCGGCACAGACGGTAATGACGGCCCAACAGATGCAGCAGGCGCTATGGTAGATCCTTTAACTGTAACACGCGGAAAGAACGCAGGTATGCCGGCAGAAAGATTCCTGGACAGAAACGACGCGTATCACTTTTTGAATAAGACCAAAGACCTCCTCATGACCGGTCCTACAAATACAAATGTAATGGATGTCAGACTTGTGCTGGTGCGCTAA
- the gpmI gene encoding 2,3-bisphosphoglycerate-independent phosphoglycerate mutase, giving the protein MKTKRPVCLIIMDGWGIAPADAKNALAKADTPNLDYFFSRYPNALLRADGLNVGLPEGNQGNSEVGHLNIGSGRIMKQMLVRINSDIENGSFYENKVLKGAVDHCKKNGSNLHLMGLIQDQGVHAVTSHCNALLMLCSKMDFYDVYVHIFSDGRDTPPKSAAEYIAGLEEGIKKAGLGKIGTITGRYYAMDRDMNWDRIKIAYDGLTKLEGSVCRDRHTALEQAYAAAETDEFIKPKIIKGFPGIKDGDAVINFNFRLDRAREITHAFTDTHFGGFKRDRLDIKYIGFTDYYDNGEFETAFPPVNHKNILGKVLSDHGLKQLRCAETEKYAHVTFFFNDSTETPFEGEDRIMVPSPKVATYDLQPEMSAYLIRDKILEAIKADKYDVIICNFANADMVGHTGVFNAAVKAGEVVDECVGSVHGAVLAKGGAVIITADHGNGECMLLDDGSPMTAHTTNPVPVILCGAGDVELIKDGKLCDLAPTMLKILRINQPPEMTGRPLF; this is encoded by the coding sequence ATGAAAACAAAGAGACCGGTCTGCTTGATAATAATGGATGGCTGGGGCATTGCCCCTGCTGATGCAAAAAATGCTTTGGCAAAAGCCGACACGCCCAATCTTGATTATTTTTTTTCAAGGTATCCTAATGCTCTTTTAAGAGCAGATGGCCTTAATGTCGGGCTGCCTGAAGGTAATCAGGGTAATTCCGAAGTCGGCCATCTTAATATAGGCTCCGGCAGAATAATGAAGCAGATGCTTGTGCGTATTAACAGCGACATTGAGAACGGGAGCTTTTACGAAAACAAAGTCCTCAAAGGCGCTGTTGATCATTGCAAAAAAAACGGATCAAACCTTCACCTTATGGGCCTTATACAAGACCAGGGCGTTCATGCAGTGACCAGTCACTGCAATGCACTCCTCATGCTCTGCAGTAAAATGGATTTTTATGACGTTTATGTGCATATCTTTTCAGACGGACGGGATACTCCACCCAAATCCGCAGCAGAATATATTGCAGGGCTGGAGGAAGGGATCAAAAAGGCCGGCCTGGGCAAAATCGGCACTATTACCGGAAGATACTACGCCATGGACCGTGATATGAACTGGGATAGAATTAAAATCGCGTACGACGGCCTTACAAAGCTTGAAGGGAGTGTATGCCGGGACCGGCACACGGCCCTTGAACAGGCTTATGCTGCTGCTGAGACCGACGAATTTATCAAGCCGAAAATTATCAAAGGATTTCCGGGAATCAAGGACGGCGATGCGGTAATCAACTTCAACTTCAGACTCGACCGGGCCAGAGAAATTACCCATGCTTTTACTGATACCCATTTTGGCGGTTTTAAAAGAGATAGACTCGATATTAAATATATAGGTTTTACAGATTACTATGATAACGGAGAATTTGAAACAGCCTTTCCTCCGGTAAATCATAAAAATATCCTCGGCAAGGTTTTAAGTGATCACGGTCTTAAACAGCTACGATGCGCCGAGACCGAAAAATATGCACACGTAACCTTTTTTTTTAACGACTCGACTGAAACCCCTTTTGAAGGTGAAGACAGGATCATGGTGCCTTCTCCTAAAGTGGCAACCTACGATCTGCAACCGGAAATGAGCGCCTATTTGATAAGAGACAAGATCCTGGAAGCTATTAAAGCTGATAAATATGATGTAATTATCTGCAATTTTGCAAATGCCGATATGGTGGGGCATACCGGAGTCTTTAATGCGGCCGTAAAGGCCGGGGAGGTTGTTGATGAGTGTGTCGGATCTGTCCATGGGGCTGTGCTTGCAAAAGGAGGCGCGGTTATTATTACTGCCGACCACGGCAATGGCGAGTGTATGCTGTTGGATGACGGCTCTCCCATGACCGCTCATACAACCAATCCGGTTCCTGTTATTCTTTGCGGTGCCGGCGATGTTGAACTGATAAAGGACGGCAAGCTTTGTGATCTGGCGCCGACTATGCTTAAAATACTGAGAATCAATCAACCGCCAGAAATGACCGGCAGGCCGCTGTTTTGA
- the pgi gene encoding glucose-6-phosphate isomerase, with amino-acid sequence MLVKINPSKTNSWKKLEDHSEIIKHIHMKDLFAKDPERFKKFSIRFNDILVDYSKNIIIGETLELLLGLAHKTGLKDSIDKMFSGDRINETENRPVLHVALRNRENAPIYVDGRDVMLEVNAVLEKMKDFSNRIISGEWKGFTGKKVTDIVNIGIGGSDLGPVMVTESLKPYAKKGLSVHFVSNIDGTHITETLKRLDPATTLFMIASKTFTTQETMTNAFSARDWFLASAKDSTHIAGHFVAISTNAKKVEAFGIDKNNMFRFWDWVGGRYSLWSAIGLSIACYIGYENFAELLQGAFEMDRHFTEAPFEENIPVILALIGIWYNNFLDAQSEVILPYDQYMHRFPAYFQQGNMESNGKSADRNGQKTEYQTGSIIWGEPGTNGQHAFYQLIHQGTKLIPADFLAPAISHNPIGEHHNILLSNFFAQTEALLNGKTEQEVVDELKTNGKSEDEIQRLLPYKVFEGNRPTNSILFKKLTPRVLGSLIALYEHKIFVQGVIWNIFSFDQWGVELGKQLAKKILPELTEKSPSVSHDSSTNGLINTFKEMRS; translated from the coding sequence GTGCTGGTTAAGATTAATCCTTCAAAAACAAACAGCTGGAAAAAGCTTGAAGATCATTCCGAAATAATTAAGCATATTCACATGAAAGATCTCTTTGCGAAAGATCCGGAAAGATTCAAAAAATTTTCCATCAGATTTAATGATATTCTTGTTGATTACTCTAAAAATATCATAATCGGGGAAACACTGGAACTGTTGCTTGGATTAGCCCATAAAACCGGTCTTAAAGACTCCATCGACAAAATGTTTTCCGGAGACAGGATAAATGAGACGGAAAACAGGCCGGTACTGCACGTCGCATTAAGGAACAGGGAAAACGCCCCCATTTATGTTGACGGCCGGGACGTCATGCTGGAAGTAAATGCGGTTCTGGAAAAGATGAAGGACTTCTCGAATAGAATCATTTCCGGTGAATGGAAGGGTTTCACCGGCAAAAAGGTTACCGATATCGTAAATATCGGAATCGGCGGTTCGGATCTGGGGCCGGTAATGGTTACGGAGTCTCTGAAACCGTATGCCAAAAAAGGCCTGTCTGTTCATTTTGTGTCGAATATTGATGGAACCCATATTACGGAAACCCTGAAAAGACTCGATCCTGCCACTACTCTTTTTATGATTGCTTCAAAGACTTTTACCACACAGGAAACAATGACCAATGCCTTCTCCGCCAGGGACTGGTTTTTAGCCTCCGCCAAAGATTCAACACATATAGCCGGGCATTTTGTGGCAATTTCCACCAACGCAAAAAAAGTCGAAGCCTTTGGAATTGATAAAAACAATATGTTCAGGTTCTGGGACTGGGTTGGTGGCCGCTACTCTCTCTGGTCCGCAATCGGTCTTTCAATCGCCTGTTATATCGGCTACGAAAATTTTGCAGAATTGTTACAGGGCGCGTTTGAGATGGATCGGCATTTTACTGAAGCCCCATTTGAAGAGAATATCCCGGTGATTCTGGCTTTAATAGGGATCTGGTATAATAACTTCCTAGACGCCCAGAGCGAAGTTATCCTGCCCTATGATCAATACATGCACCGCTTTCCGGCTTACTTCCAGCAGGGAAATATGGAAAGTAACGGTAAGTCGGCAGACCGGAACGGCCAAAAGACCGAATATCAGACAGGATCGATTATCTGGGGAGAACCTGGTACCAATGGGCAGCACGCCTTTTATCAATTAATCCATCAGGGTACAAAACTGATCCCTGCCGATTTCCTGGCGCCCGCGATCAGTCATAATCCGATTGGTGAGCATCATAATATACTGCTGTCGAATTTTTTCGCTCAAACTGAAGCTCTTTTAAACGGAAAAACAGAGCAGGAAGTTGTCGACGAATTAAAAACAAACGGCAAAAGCGAGGATGAAATTCAACGCCTGTTGCCATATAAAGTTTTTGAGGGCAACCGGCCGACAAATTCTATCCTGTTCAAAAAATTGACCCCCAGGGTTCTTGGAAGCCTGATCGCTCTGTATGAACATAAAATTTTTGTTCAAGGGGTTATCTGGAACATATTCAGCTTTGACCAGTGGGGCGTTGAACTTGGCAAGCAGTTGGCAAAAAAAATATTGCCGGAATTGACGGAGAAAAGCCCAAGCGTTTCTCATGATTCTTCAACAAACGGGTTGATAAACACATTTAAGGAGATGAGATCTTAA
- a CDS encoding M20/M25/M40 family metallo-hydrolase → MIKKSWINRPGINRSRLTETFMRLVRIDSISKEEGAISDEIIKILKGLGAETTIDGTGDKIGGETGNIVAKLQGNLGVPAILLSAHMDTVEPGRGVRPVFKDGLFRSDGTTILGADDKSALAIILEVMNIIKERSLPCGPVELVITVCEEIGLLGAKNLDFSLLSAKFGYVLDSTETFGIVTRAPAVNRFEFKIHGKDAHAGASPEKGINAIQLAGKAISKIHTGRIDDETTCNIGMIKGGVATNIVPNFVTVKGEVRSHNEKKLDDLTSEIVSCFKDVIEEYKNESGEDALPALEVLIKNDFPLLKIPDDHMMISLACTAAENLGKKMLTKTTGGGSDANIFFKKGLITGVLGTGMSDVHTVRENILLDDMVDAADLLLEIIKLHSEAGAVG, encoded by the coding sequence ATGATAAAAAAGTCCTGGATAAACAGGCCCGGGATAAATAGATCCAGACTGACTGAAACATTTATGAGGCTTGTTCGAATTGACAGTATTTCAAAAGAAGAAGGCGCAATTTCAGATGAAATTATCAAAATCCTGAAGGGCCTTGGCGCAGAGACAACCATAGACGGCACGGGTGACAAAATTGGCGGTGAAACAGGAAATATTGTTGCCAAATTACAGGGAAATTTGGGTGTGCCAGCTATTCTGTTGAGCGCTCACATGGATACGGTGGAACCGGGCAGAGGTGTCAGGCCGGTTTTTAAAGACGGCCTGTTTCGCAGTGACGGGACTACAATTCTGGGAGCCGATGACAAAAGTGCGCTGGCCATTATTTTAGAAGTCATGAATATAATAAAAGAGAGAAGTCTCCCATGCGGTCCTGTAGAATTGGTAATTACCGTTTGTGAGGAGATAGGGCTTTTAGGCGCAAAGAATCTGGATTTTAGTCTGCTCTCCGCAAAATTTGGTTATGTTCTCGATTCCACAGAGACCTTTGGTATTGTAACGCGCGCTCCGGCTGTAAACAGGTTTGAATTTAAAATCCACGGCAAGGATGCCCATGCCGGGGCGTCTCCTGAAAAAGGTATCAATGCAATCCAGCTTGCAGGTAAGGCGATTTCAAAAATTCATACCGGCCGTATCGATGATGAAACCACCTGCAATATAGGAATGATAAAAGGCGGTGTTGCGACAAATATTGTCCCGAATTTTGTAACAGTTAAAGGTGAAGTGCGGAGTCATAACGAAAAAAAGCTGGATGACCTGACATCTGAAATAGTATCCTGTTTTAAAGATGTAATTGAGGAATATAAAAATGAATCCGGGGAGGATGCTTTACCTGCGCTGGAAGTATTGATAAAGAATGATTTTCCGTTACTTAAAATCCCGGATGACCATATGATGATATCACTGGCATGTACTGCGGCAGAAAATCTTGGTAAAAAGATGTTAACAAAAACAACGGGCGGAGGTTCAGATGCCAATATTTTTTTTAAAAAAGGGCTGATCACCGGTGTGCTGGGAACCGGCATGAGCGATGTTCATACTGTGCGTGAGAATATTCTGCTCGATGACATGGTTGATGCAGCAGATCTTTTACTGGAAATTATCAAACTTCATTCAGAAGCAGGGGCGGTGGGTTAA